Proteins encoded together in one Sinorhizobium sp. B11 window:
- a CDS encoding NAD(P)-binding domain-containing protein, with protein sequence MNIGIIGAGHIGGALTRLLTAAGHTVFVANSRGPESLTALAKETGAKAVAAREAARSGEIVIVTIPQIRVPDLPQDLFERVDPAVIVVDTGNYYPRQRDGKIAAIEDGLTESQWVETQIGRPVLKAFNNINWKNLLNYGKPAGSPGRIALPVAGDDTNAKSKLIRLIDDIGFDAVDAGKLRDSWRQQPGTPVYGTNLDLRGVRDALSEASPIRNSDFLAE encoded by the coding sequence ATGAACATCGGAATCATTGGTGCCGGCCACATCGGCGGCGCTCTCACACGACTCTTGACGGCCGCCGGCCACACTGTTTTCGTCGCGAATTCCCGAGGCCCCGAGAGCCTAACCGCTCTCGCCAAAGAAACCGGCGCCAAGGCGGTAGCGGCTCGTGAAGCCGCGCGCAGCGGTGAGATTGTTATCGTCACCATCCCGCAAATCCGGGTCCCTGACCTGCCGCAGGATCTCTTCGAAAGAGTCGATCCGGCCGTCATCGTCGTCGACACGGGCAATTATTACCCGCGCCAGCGCGACGGGAAGATTGCTGCGATCGAGGACGGTCTGACGGAGAGCCAATGGGTGGAAACACAGATCGGGCGCCCCGTTCTGAAAGCCTTCAACAACATCAACTGGAAGAACCTTCTCAACTACGGCAAGCCGGCGGGCTCGCCGGGCCGCATTGCGCTCCCCGTTGCGGGTGACGATACAAACGCCAAGTCGAAACTCATTAGGCTCATCGATGATATTGGGTTCGACGCCGTGGACGCCGGCAAACTGAGGGATTCCTGGAGGCAGCAGCCCGGCACTCCGGTTTACGGCACCAATCTCGACCTTAGGGGCGTTCGAGATGCGCTGTCCGAGGCAAGCCCGATACGCAATTCCGATTTTCTTGCAGAGTGA